In Aegilops tauschii subsp. strangulata cultivar AL8/78 chromosome 3, Aet v6.0, whole genome shotgun sequence, one genomic interval encodes:
- the LOC109779199 gene encoding protein IRON-RELATED TRANSCRIPTION FACTOR 2, with protein MGHQHQMFNDPFASSMSSLEEDMFSGAGGYHHLTPSMQWPGLDNDIPSAPAANNATSSGGSGSHRKMSHNAYERDRRKQLNEQYSSLRSLLPDDDHNKKMSIPTTVSRVIKYIPELQKEVDGLEKKKEELRRASYEQGAMRQNTAPIVSATCLDDREIMVQVSQVSTMAGALPMSKCIKVLENQGLRLINSSTSAFQNRTFYSLHLQRTQRTMSKEGQTFCNELENVVKQKAGQHLHH; from the exons ATGGGGCACCAGCACCAGATGTTCAACGACCCCTTCGCGAGCAGCATGTCGTCACTGGAGGAGGACATGTTCTCCGGTGCCGGCGGCTACCACCACCTCACGCCTTCCATGCAGTGGCCGGGCTTGGATAACGACATACCGTCAGCACCGGCTGCCAACAACGCCACCTCCTCCGGCGGCTCTGGATCACACCGAAAGATGAGTCACAACGCGTACGAGCGTGACCGCCGCAAGCAGCTCAACGAGCAATATTCCTCCCTCCGCTCCCTCCTCCCCGATGACGACCACAAT AAGAAGATGAGCATTCCGACCACGGTGTCGCGGGTGATCAAGTACATCCCGGAGCTGCAGAAGGAGGTAGACGGCctggagaagaagaaggaggagctGAGGCGGGCCAGCTACGAGCAAGGCGCCATGAGGCAGAACACGGCCCCGATCGTGTCCGCCACCTGCCTCGACGACAGGGAGATCATGGTCCAGGTCAGCCAGGTGAGCACCATGGCCGGAGCTCTGCCCATGTCCAAGTGCATCAAGGTGCTGGAGAATCAAGGCCTCCGCCTCATAAATTCCTCGACTTCCGCGTTCCAGAACAGGACGTTCTACAGCCTCCATCTTCAG AGAACCCAGCGAACAATGAGCAAGGAGGGCCAAACATTTTGTAACGAACTGGAGAACGTCGTGAAGCAAAAGGCGGGACAACATCTGCATCATTAG